One segment of Anguilla anguilla isolate fAngAng1 chromosome 1, fAngAng1.pri, whole genome shotgun sequence DNA contains the following:
- the LOC118211310 gene encoding protein FAM8A1-like — protein sequence MADLEGERCRNVNGKSLCNSKIEQRSGPNIAITKQGEEKQTSANRQKTAGSMTTTEYCAKLQEWMWQYYGGCVHWQGWMAMSTYPFPYYPPQAGSEAPTVPLWGMGQSSSDARNWYNNQFNFPVPPYFATSPNPGGQTGEVTPGTTPVSNERPLPQQQQNGNVQQAGREYTIPSPLQRFLAEMLDFFILFFIKATIILSIMHMSGMKDISKFAMHFIVEEIDEDTSMEELQKMMLVALVYRILVCFYEIICIWGAGGATPGKFLLGLRVVTCDTSVLVRPNRVLVVPASNVTLSASTVRALNKNFSIAFFFPAFITLLFFQHNRTVYDIVAGTIVVKRSRAR from the exons ATGGCCGACTTGGAGGGAGAAAGATGTAGAAACGTTAACGGGAAGAGCCTTTGCAATAGTAAGATAGAGCAAAGGTCTGGGCCAAATATCGCAATAACTAAGcaaggagaagaaaaacagacatcTGCGAATAGGCAAAAGACAGCTGGAAGTATGACGACCACGGAATACTGCGCAAAGTTGCAGGAGTGGATGTGGCAATACTACGGCGGATGTGTGCACTGGCAGGGCTGGATGGCGATGTCTACGTATCCGTTTCCTTACTATCCACCCCAGGCAGGGAGTGAAGCCCCTACGGTACCTCTCTGGGGAATGGGTCAGTCCTCCTCAGATGCTCGCAATTGGTACAACAATCAGTTTAACTTCCCTGTACCTCCGTATTTCGCGACGAGTCCTAACCCAGGTGGTCAAACGGGGGAAGTGACACCTGGAACCACTCCCGTGTCCAACGAAAGGCCACTgccacaacagcaacaaaatggaaatgtgcAGCAAGCAG GTCGGGAATACACTATCCCTTCTCCCCTGCAGAGATTCCTTGCAGAAATGCTAGATTTTTTCATCCTTTTCTTCATTAAAGCAACTATAATACTGAGCATTATGCACATGAGTGGAATGAA AGACATTTCCAAATTTGCCATGCATTTTATCGTGGAAGAAATAGATGAAGACACTTCAATGGAAGAACTACAGAAAATGATGCTGGTGGCTCTGGTTTACAGGATACTGGTCTGCTTCTATGAG atCATCTGTATCTGGGGAGCCGGGGGAGCCACTCCAGGGAAGTTTCTCCTTGGTCTCAGAGTGGTTACATGTGACACCTCGGTCTTGGTCCGTCCCAACCGGGTGCTAGTGGTACCTGCATCCAATGTCACCCTGTCTGC ATCAACGGTCCGAGCCCTCAACAAGAATTTCTCCATTGCCTTCTTCTTCCCGGCCTTCATCACCCTCCTCTTCTTCCAGCACAACAGGACCGTGTATGACATCGTAGCTGGCACCATTGTGGTGAAGCGAAGCCGAGCGAGATGA